aGAAAAATTACACATGTGACTATTTGGTAGCAAGCATTTCCTCCAAGATGCAGTGTGTTGATTTTTGGTTACGTGTGCACGGACGATTAATCTCATGTCTTATTGAACTTACCTCACATGGGAGTGGGGTGTTGAAGGAAGACGTGAAGGGCCGACTCAAGGTAGAAGGTGTGACAGTCCTCGAATGCTCATCCAACGATCATGAAATCAGCTGGGTGTGAACCGTTTTTCAGGCGACTGGAGTATCAGCTGGATTGTGACATGTTTGTATAATCAATAGGAAGACATAGATCTACTCATTTACGACCGTCCAACCAGAAAACGTATAACGTAAAAAGTCGTGTGAAACGGTAAGATAAAGCTAAAGGTCAAAGAAATTTCGACGGCCCACCATGTGCGAAGATTTTGCCAAAATTAATCGGTTCATAACATACACACATGAACGTGTTTATACGGTCAATAGTGAGACGTAGATCTACTCGTCTACAATCGTATAATGCACAACACGAAAATCGTGCGAAACATCAAGATGAAACTAGTGGTTAAAGAAAATTTCACCTCATACGCTTGAGTTGAACGATGAGTCATCATCTGCGTTTCAGTTGCATTGCTCGAGCCCGACTCGCTTGAAACGATCGATTCTGTTGTTCCTTCGGAGCCAGACTCGGAGGTGCTTCAAGTATCGTGCCATCCAGACTCAACATTATTTGCACACAAACCAAACTGCCCAAAGTCACCCAAAAAGCATCCCCAAGGCTAGTTGGACAATTTGTAGGCTACCAAACGCCTACTTCGGTGATAGAGGAACGATGACGGCGGCGCATCTTCGACCCGCTCCGGTGTTTGTAGTCGTCGTCAAGTGGTCTATGAATTTATTTGTAATTTTTTGTTATTCTAGAGATCTTTGTACTCTTTTATCAAAAAATAATATTAGTAATAGATCGGAGgattttttttctgaaaaaaaCATATAGGAAAAATATCTTTTGTTATCCCAGTTGAAGGCCAGCGCCGACGATCCTGGCGACGAAGGGCGCAGCGGAAGCGTGCTGCGTACACCTTTCCTGTTTGGAGGACGGGATCTGCCAATATAATTTCGTAATCGCCGACCGTtgcctctcctccccccttgcccAGCCAACGGCTACCGTCTCCACGAGAGAAAAGGGGGAGATGGCGGAGAGCCCTAGGTCCGCACCACGGCGGACGCCTGCCGCCAAGAGCGGCGCGGGCCTGCTCAGTCCCCGGTTCCGctcggcggccgagctggccggctGGGACGAGGAGTCCATCCTCCTCGCGGCGCTCGTCGTCGAGGACACGCCGGTCCGCGAGTCCCGCCGCAAGAGGCGGCCCTCCGGCTCCTCCACGGCGGGCGGCAGCACCGGATCTAACACCAGGTACCTATCCCCGCACCCCACCAATCGCGCGACGCGGCCTTCCTCgcctctttctttctttcttgtctTGGTTGGTTTCTGGATCCGTACGAATTATCGCTCTCCTGCAGGAAGCGGAGGTCGCGGAGGCAGTCGGCGGATGAGACACCGATCCCGCCCGTGGCGCTTGTGCTCGACGACGACGAGAAGCCGAACGACCATGAAGGTCGGTGGTTCCCCCCTCGCGTTCTTCCTTACCCCGATCTGTTGAGCGTTTCGGGTTGTGTCTGTTTGGGGAATTGTCGATCTGGTGTTAATTTGAAATCTTTGCAGGTGGCAAGAAGGAGGTAAagcaggcggaggaggagaaggagaaggttTCTGTGGTGGATGGGAAGGAGAAGTCCGGATCTGCCAAGGAAGGAGAAGCAGCGGCGAGTGGCGAGCTGCCGTGTATGGATCGGCTTAGGGAGGAGCTGTCTTGCGCTGTAAGGGCGTCTGGCAGATCGATATCCTTGGTTTCATGTCTTTTCATTGCCTATGTGATTATCCCTGAGTAGAGTATGATTAGTGTTTGATTTTGCACAGATTTGCTTGGATATCTGCTATCAGCCAAGTACCACGCCTTGTGGTCACAGGTAAATTTGCACGCTACTACTGTCTAAAGATAGTTTGTTGGTTCACAACCTTTGCAGCACAGAGCCAAGTTTTAACTTCCAGAAATTATGATATTGCCCTTTTCCAATGCTTTCTTTCCCCCAAGATGTCAATGTTTGATGTGTATAAACCCCTTATCCATCCCATGTACCAGGAATTAGGAATTGGTTCACAACATTTGCAGCACAGGGCCAAGTTTTAACTTCCAGAAATTATGATATTTATTTGTTTCGTGAATTGTTCTCCTGTTTTTTCCCCCAAGATTCAATGTGTGATGTGTATAAACCCCTTATTCATCCCATGTACTACCACGAATTAGGAACTTTGTTTCTGGTTACTTTACGAGATTCGGTATGTTGTTAATCACTTGTGGCAACTGTACTTGGCAATGCTTATTTTTGATGCAGATGTGCAATGTATCTAATTCATACTGTATTTATTTGTTTCGTGAATTGTTGACTGTGACAAAGATTAGCATCCCTGTTAACTTGAACAGCCATGAGTTTTGGTATATCGAACTGAGCAGCTGTGTTTACTTCACTTAGTGCTTTGCCAATTCATAAAATTCCCTACATAGAGTATTGGCCCTGTAATTCAGAGATCAAATACTAAATGCAATTCTTGATCCTCATAACACTGTTGCCCCTTTCTTTCACTGACAGCTTTTGCATGCAATGCTTAAAACATGCCGCCTCTAAGTGTGGAAAGCGGTGCCCAAAATGCCGTCAGTTAATCAGGTAAGCTTCGATCTTCAAGATTTTGCACTACTCCAAATATGGTAGAAAAACAAACAGGGGTTCAACTAATTTTTTGTTATTCTGCAGTAATTCAAGATCTTGCACTATCAACACAGTGCTCTGGAACACCATCCAACTCCTATTTCCTAGCGAAGTTGAGGCGAGGAAGAGCTCCATGGCCTCATCCTCAGCAAGCAAGGACGATGTGAAGCAAAGCCTACCAAGAAGCAACAACTATACACAAGTTGGCGTTAGGAACACCAGTGGCAGTAGCAGCTTCACCACACAGGACTACACTAGAATAGGCAACAGCACCAGGAGCTCCTTAGCAGCAGGCGGCAGAAGAAGTATGCCGGTCCCAGGAACCATGAACACCAGCAGTGGGAGCTCTGACACACAGGGTAGGAGCACAAGAAGCAGAGACAGTGGCAGAGGCTTTGTCCGGGCGTC
The sequence above is a segment of the Aegilops tauschii subsp. strangulata cultivar AL8/78 chromosome 6, Aet v6.0, whole genome shotgun sequence genome. Coding sequences within it:
- the LOC109784217 gene encoding uncharacterized protein, yielding MAESPRSAPRRTPAAKSGAGLLSPRFRSAAELAGWDEESILLAALVVEDTPVRESRRKRRPSGSSTAGGSTGSNTRKRRSRRQSADETPIPPVALVLDDDEKPNDHEGGKKEVKQAEEEKEKVSVVDGKEKSGSAKEGEAAASGELPCMDRLREELSCAICLDICYQPSTTPCGHSFCMQCLKHAASKCGKRCPKCRQLISNSRSCTINTVLWNTIQLLFPSEVEARKSSMASSSASKDDVKQSLPRSNNYTQVGVRNTSGSSSFTTQDYTRIGNSTRSSLAAGGRRSMPVPGTMNTSSGSSDTQGRSTRSRDSGRGFVRASELVATRSSARSGQSDDASLAYRLQQEEFMTAFDNEGGERQPQNTISTARANLRAMASRAERAVLLRDNEGERQPQDTISTARANLRAMASRAERAVLLRDSEGERQPQNTISTARANLRDMASRAERAALLRARGWPL